AGCAGCAAGCCATGCCGGAAGCACCGCCTCAGGCTCTTGCACCATTAAGTGCACTTCGAGATTCAATCGTGTCGTGAGCCCTCCAAGCTCCTCCGGAGTATTCCATGTTTTGTGCGGCGTAAAAATGCCGTCAGAAATATCTAAATGCACGAAAGCCTCGGGCGGCAAAAACGTCTCGGCTTTTTTTATTTTTGCCGCGACTTCCGAAAAACTCGCCTCATTAATAGACGGGATAACTTGCATGATGCAAAAACTACCGGAAATTTTTCTGTTCAATCGCCGCAATCTTTCCGACACGGCGCGCATGCCGCTCTACGCCGGAAAACGGGGTTGAAAGCCAGGCATCAACAATCTGACGCGCCTTTTCCTCTGTGGTGTAATCGGCTGAAAGCGTGAGCACATTCGGATCTTCGTCCGCTCGCGCATCGCGTCCCTGTTTAGGCTCAAAAATAAGCGACGCGCGCACGCCTTTGATTTTATTCGCGGCGATCAAAACACCAACACCGGAGCCGCAAATGAGAATTCCTTTTGCTTCGGAGTCTTTGGAAACCGCCTCGCCAACTTTTTCCGCGAAATCCGGATAGTCGTCGGCCGGGTCGCCAGATCCGCCCATATCAATAACCTCGTTGCCCTCCTTCAACAACTTTGCCCTCAACGATTCTTTTAAATTGTAGCCGCGGTGATCGGCGCCTATAAAAATTTTCATGAAAATTTTTCAATTTCTAATATCTAATTCCGAATTTCTAATAAAATATCTAATGCCTAATTTTTAAAAAATAATTCCTTAATTAGAAATTAGTTATTAGGAATTAGAAATTTATAATAACTCTGCCACTTTCATCACGTGTTTCACCAATGTCGTCACATATCCCCACTCGTTGTCATACCACGCCAGCACTTTCACGAAATCACCGTCAACGACTTTTGTGTATTGCAAATCCACAACGGAAGCGGCGCTGCAACCGATGATGTCCGATGACACAAGCTGGTCTTCGGTCACGTCCAGTATCCCCTTCCACTGCGCGCTTTTTGCCGCTTTGCGGAATATATCGTTTACTTCTTCAACGGAAGTTTTCCGTTTTGCGAGAAAGGTGAAATCTGCGAGCGACCCCGAAGGAATCGGCACACGCAATGCAATACCGTCAAATTTTCCTTCTAAATCTTTTAATACTCGCGTCACGGAAATAGCCGCTCCGGTAGACGACGGCGCGATGTTGATTGCTCCCGCGCGACCGCGGCGAAAATCCTTTCCCCGCGTTGACCCATCAACAAGGTTCTGCGTGGCGGTATACCCGTGCGTCGTCGCCAAAAATGCTTTGAGCACACCCACGCTCTCATGCATCACCGCCGCAACCGGATATGTGGCGCTTGTGGTGCACGAACCGTTAGACGTAACCTTGCACGCCTTAAACTGCTCTTCGTTCATTCCGAGCAAAACGGTCTTCGCGTCGGCTTGCTCTTCATCCTTCGCCGGAGCGCTGATGACCACGCGCTTTGCGCCCGCCACCAAATGCGCGCGGGATTTTTCAAACGATTCAAACACGCCAGTGGATTCCACGGCAACATCAATCTTCATGGCGTTCCACGGCAACCGCGCCGGATCTTTTTCTTGAAACACAATGACGGACTTGCCGTCCACCAGCAACTCCCCCCTTCCATTCGTCACCGGATGAGCAACCTCAATCTTTTTTTCATACGTCCGGTACACCGAATCGTATTTCAGTAAGTACGCGAGATTTTCAATATCGCCCAAATCATTAATGGCGACGACTTCCACTCCGGGTATACCAAAAATCTGCCGGAAAAATAATCTGCCAATGCGGCCAAATCCGTTAATAGCAATACGTGTATGTATCATACATTCATTATACTAGATTCTAGCTTCTAAATACTAGATTCTGACTTGTGAAATCCGTTCAACCGCAGAAAAACAAACAACCCGATAACCATAAACGCCGCGCCGTACATAAACGCGGCATACGCGCCGAACATCGTCCACAGCGTTCCGCCGATGACACCTCCGAGGAGCGCCGAAATACCCGTGGCAGACTGTAAAAATCCTTGCCCCGTCGCAAGCTGCGCGCGAGCAACCATTTTGCTCGTCAGCGCCCGGCCGACGCCGTCAGTCATCGCCGAATATAGTCCGAAAACAATGAAGCCGAGCACAACACCGGAGAGCGTTTGAAAGGTCGCGAGCATAAGATAACTCACGATCGCCGCGCAGAACCCCCCGATAAGCACTTTTTTCTCACCGACGCGATCGGAAATTTTCCCGAACGGAATCGCGAAAACAGTAAATGAAACGGTATAGACAAGATACACAAACGGGATTGAGGCGAATGAAAGCCCGATGTCGCTGGCTTTGAGGAGCATCAGCGCCTCGGGCATCACGCCAAGACCGAACACAAACGTCGCAAAAAGAAAAAGCTTGAACTCACGGGAAAAATTACGGAGAGAGAACGTGAACGGCACCGGCACTTTAGGTACGATCTCTTCTTTTGTCTTCACCTCACGCACAAAGACAAAAGTAAAAACAGCGAATACGCCGAGTCCCGCGGCAATAAGAAACAACCGGCGATAGTCGCCGCCGAGCGCCGGCAACAATATAATCGCGCCTAACGGACCGAGAATCGCGCCGGCGCGATCCATCGCCCGATGATAACCGAATGACTTGCCGAGTTCGTGCGCCTCAACGGACTCCGAGAGCAACGCGTCGCGGGGTGAATCGCGCAGTCCTTTACCAAGCCGGTCAACAACACGCAATGCAAAGACCTGCCAGATATTCCCGACCGATGCAAGAAACGAACGCGCGATAACCGCGAGCGCGTAACCGGAAACCGCGAACCGCTTGCGCGCGCCCACCTTATCCGAAAGCCAACCCGAAAAGATTTTAAATATGCTCGCGAACGCGTCCACAAACCCTTCCATAAAACCCAGAAACACCGGCGGCGCGCCCAACACAACCGTAAGGAACGCGGGCATAACCGAATACACCATCTCGGCCGAGAAATCGTTAAAAAAACTCACGAGACCGAGAAAAAAGACGTTGCGCCGCAACCCAAGAATTCTTTTATCGATAACCATAAACTTACTACTTCATTATTTCCCTACTATACCACGCCCTACCGCGCTACCGATGCCGATACCGTTCGCCGCGGCGCTCCCCGCCGGAATCTCCAACACGGCGTCCGCCGGCTGCGGCGGATAATAAATTGTGCGACCGGGACTGTCATCGGGCGAGGCATTTGCTTCAACTCCGACAACGCTGCCGGCGAAAATCCAAACAATATCAATAGGGAACCGCATATCCTTCATCCAGAAACCAACGCTCGCCGGAGGGTCAAAAAGAAAGAGCATGCCCTTCCCTTCGGGCAACGCCTCGCGCCCCGAAAGTCCCTGCATGCGCGCATAGGCTGTATTTGCCACCTCAACCACAAACTCCGCGCCGCCAATGGTAACACGCTCGCTCGCCTCACGCTCGCGGGATTTCGGTAAAACACTGAAAACAAAAGCTGCTGCTGCAAGCAGGATACCCATCAGTGAAAAAATGGCGAATTGTTTTTTCATATATTAATTTTATTCCCTGAGCTTGTCGAAGGGCTACATAAAGGAATTGCCTTCGATAAACTCAGGCAGTAATTATTTTGTCAGCGATGGTGTCGCAAACCGAACGCCACCACCCCAAACGCCACTCCGACATTCAATGACTCCTTCTTACCATACATGGGAATCTCTATTACCGCATCACAACGCTTCAAGATTGCAGGCGCGACCCCCTTCACCTCATGGCCGACGATAAGGGCGACCTTGCGAAGCGCGTGGCGCGTAGCGCGTAGCGTATAGTACGGTACGGATTTTTTGCTTTGTTCCAACGCGACAATTTTATAGCCGTCGCGCCGAAGAAGCTCGATCACTTTTGCCGTACTTCGCGCGTGCTCCCATGGCACCGTTTTTTCCGCGCCAAGCGCGACTTTCGCAATCTCTGGCCGCGGCCGGTCAAATACATCAAACGGGGTTGGCGTAATGCCGCACAAATATAATTTCTCAATACCCGCCGCATCCGCGGTGCGAAAAATTGAACCGACATTAAACAAACTGCGGATGTTGTAGAGAATGGCGATCATAAGAGTTAGTATTCAGTATTTAGTATCTAGTATTTGGGAACCGAAAGCGAATCAACTCCATTTTCCATTATAAAATACGCATAAAAATAGCGATGCCCCAACCTCGAAAGGCTGGGGCATGCGTCGCGAATCTAGAGCGCCGGAATGGTCTTCACGATCGGCGCCGGATACTTGCGCGTCTGCTTCTTCCGCCACTGCCGCACGCAGCCCGTGGCACCAAGGAACTGCGCAGAGAAGCCCTTGATGTCCAGATGGCACATCGCGATCTCACACCCATCAACAGTGAAGACGTTCACCGTGTCGCCGGGAACGAACACGCGCTCGCACACGGGACACTCCTGGCTTTCCCCGTTGTACATGTCGAAGTCCCGCGGCCGCTCCTCTTCATCGTCCGAGAACACGCCCATCGGAACCTCCTACTTCCGCGGCCGCAGAAGTTCTGCGTCCACAACCTGAACACCTTTTGGGGCTATTGTGCGGCGAAGTCGCAACGTGAGGTGATGTGTCCACGAACCAGCGTCGGTCTCGAATACCTCGATCGTGCGGCTCGGATCAACCTCCAACGAGAACTGTCCTCTCAGCATAAGGAACACGCCGAGCACGGATTCGAGCACGATCCGATCATCCGGAAAATCCCGGAGAAGCTTCCGAAGCTCTTTCTTTGCCGGAGCGTTGCCGCGATTCACCGGCTTGAAGTACCGGCAAAGCGCATGCAGCACGCGCACGTTCTCGTAGTCGGGAGTATTACCCTTATACACTCCCGGCACCGTGACATCTAGCGCGTATCCCACTTCCGTACCCGCAAACGACACCCGAAGCTGACTGCTCGCCATTGCGCACCTCCATCACAAGAATCACTGCAACAAATATAAGATATATAAACGGAAAATGCAACCAAAAAAAGGCGCCGAAGGCGCTACATTATCATAACTTCACCCATCCCCCGCTATGCGTCAATCCATAGAGGAAAGCGTGGAATGTGCGGCACGGGAGTCTGTTTAGAGCAATCTTTCGCGGGTGCCGCGAGGTCGCCCGTCTGATTTTCGGGAGGTCGCTCGAGGCGACCGTCCCGCCAGCAGGCGGGCCGGAAAGCAGACGGAAAAAGCGACCGAAGCAGGTCGCGAAGATGCGCAGAAACATACTCGCGGGCCACGATCAGACTAAGGCGCAACAACAATCTTTTGCATCACCACCGGCGTCGTCGGCCTATCGTTTGAATTGCGCTTCACAGTGCTTATCGCATCCGCGACATCTTGTCCCGCGGTCACGCGGCCGAAAATCGTATAGTTGTGGGGCAACGGATAATCCGCCACCAAAATAAAAAATTGGCTGCCGTTGGTGTTTGGCCCGGCGTTTGCCATTGCGAGCACGCCCTTTTTATATCCCGTTTTATACGACGCCGTCGCCGGATTCAACTCATCCTCAAACTGATAGCCCGGTCCGCCGCCTCCGCAAAAACCCGAGTCCGCGCCACCATTTGTTCCACAATTCGGGTCGCCGCCCTGGATCATGAAATCCGA
This region of bacterium genomic DNA includes:
- a CDS encoding RpiB/LacA/LacB family sugar-phosphate isomerase; translated protein: MKIFIGADHRGYNLKESLRAKLLKEGNEVIDMGGSGDPADDYPDFAEKVGEAVSKDSEAKGILICGSGVGVLIAANKIKGVRASLIFEPKQGRDARADEDPNVLTLSADYTTEEKARQIVDAWLSTPFSGVERHARRVGKIAAIEQKNFR
- a CDS encoding type I glyceraldehyde-3-phosphate dehydrogenase — protein: MIHTRIAINGFGRIGRLFFRQIFGIPGVEVVAINDLGDIENLAYLLKYDSVYRTYEKKIEVAHPVTNGRGELLVDGKSVIVFQEKDPARLPWNAMKIDVAVESTGVFESFEKSRAHLVAGAKRVVISAPAKDEEQADAKTVLLGMNEEQFKACKVTSNGSCTTSATYPVAAVMHESVGVLKAFLATTHGYTATQNLVDGSTRGKDFRRGRAGAINIAPSSTGAAISVTRVLKDLEGKFDGIALRVPIPSGSLADFTFLAKRKTSVEEVNDIFRKAAKSAQWKGILDVTEDQLVSSDIIGCSAASVVDLQYTKVVDGDFVKVLAWYDNEWGYVTTLVKHVMKVAELL
- a CDS encoding MFS transporter, whose translation is MVIDKRILGLRRNVFFLGLVSFFNDFSAEMVYSVMPAFLTVVLGAPPVFLGFMEGFVDAFASIFKIFSGWLSDKVGARKRFAVSGYALAVIARSFLASVGNIWQVFALRVVDRLGKGLRDSPRDALLSESVEAHELGKSFGYHRAMDRAGAILGPLGAIILLPALGGDYRRLFLIAAGLGVFAVFTFVFVREVKTKEEIVPKVPVPFTFSLRNFSREFKLFLFATFVFGLGVMPEALMLLKASDIGLSFASIPFVYLVYTVSFTVFAIPFGKISDRVGEKKVLIGGFCAAIVSYLMLATFQTLSGVVLGFIVFGLYSAMTDGVGRALTSKMVARAQLATGQGFLQSATGISALLGGVIGGTLWTMFGAYAAFMYGAAFMVIGLFVFLRLNGFHKSESSI
- a CDS encoding DUF192 domain-containing protein codes for the protein MKKQFAIFSLMGILLAAAAFVFSVLPKSREREASERVTIGGAEFVVEVANTAYARMQGLSGREALPEGKGMLFLFDPPASVGFWMKDMRFPIDIVWIFAGSVVGVEANASPDDSPGRTIYYPPQPADAVLEIPAGSAAANGIGIGSAVGRGIVGK
- a CDS encoding RNA methyltransferase, with the protein product MIAILYNIRSLFNVGSIFRTADAAGIEKLYLCGITPTPFDVFDRPRPEIAKVALGAEKTVPWEHARSTAKVIELLRRDGYKIVALEQSKKSVPYYTLRATRHALRKVALIVGHEVKGVAPAILKRCDAVIEIPMYGKKESLNVGVAFGVVAFGLRHHR
- a CDS encoding peptidylprolyl isomerase — its product is MKPSFILSAIVVVAGMLIYFFLARGNDVPVATNMMITLETSQGNIEVELYASDAPKTVENFVKLAKAGYYDGLSFHRVISDFMIQGGDPNCGTNGGADSGFCGGGGPGYQFEDELNPATASYKTGYKKGVLAMANAGPNTNGSQFFILVADYPLPHNYTIFGRVTAGQDVADAISTVKRNSNDRPTTPVVMQKIVVAP